The genomic window AAGGAAGGGAGCCTGTGCTTAGCGGCGGGttggaagggaggaaaaggaccTTCATTTGGGGGCAAAAGTGTCCGCACATCCTGAAGCAAAAAGCACGTGGACATTGAAATTCTATCCGTGGGGGTAAAGGAGACTTCAACAGGGGGACAAGTctggcttctgactcttggtttaagaaacgctggtgtgtgtgtgtgtgtgtgtgtgtgtgtgtgtgtgtcccaaggTGAATAAAAACGGGACTGCCCCTGGCTCCTGCgactcagcttttctttttctctctccttcttcaccccccaccccagccctaacaggaagagaaggtagaccaacaccccccccccccgccaccacaaCCCCCACACACCCAAGTCTTCCAAGTGGCTGTGGTCGAAAAAGGACTGaggctgccccccgccccccaccatcagcacccccccacacacaccgcGCGCACCGCGCGTCTGCTAGGGAGACAGATGGGGGGCGGGGCCCATCCAAGAGGGGCGGAGGAGCCCCGGGGTTGGAGAGCTGGGGTGGTGAGAACTAAGAGAATCTGAATTGGGTGGAGAGGGGGGACTGGAGGAGGGCTGAGAGGACTCGGAGCccgggggggaggaggagggggcagctCTACGCCAATCAGTGGCGCCGGCCTGGGAGGTTGCTAGCGGTATCCACGTAAATCAAAGGGCGCGGAGCCAAtgggagggggcggagggggcggggcccaggCGCGTGCCGCTGCGAGCTGGCGCTGCcaagagagcgggagagagctggagagagcagggagaggggggagcGCGGAGCTAGtcagagagtgagcgagagcaagaaggagggagaggaggagaaagagagcgagggcgggcgggaggcggcggcggcagcagcagtaATAGCAGGAGCAGCAACAGAAGGCGTCGGAGCGGGCGTCGGAGCTGCccgctgggggagagagagaggagagagaaagagagcgagcgagcagagGAGCCCGAGGCAAAAAAGTAACTGTCAAATGCGCGGCTCCTTTAACCGGAGCGCTCAGTCCGGCTCCGAGAGTCATGGCGACCGCAGCGTCTAACCACTACAGCCTGCTCACCTCCAGCGCCTCCATCGTGCACGCCGAGCCGCCGGGCGGCATGCAGCAGGGCGCGGGGGGCTACCGcgaggctcagagcctggtgcagggcgaCTACGGCGCGCTGCAGAGCAACGGGCACCCGCTCAGCCACGCTCACCAGTGGATCACCGCGCTGTcccacggcggcggcggcgggggcggtggcggcggcggcgggggcgggggcggcggcgggggcggcggcgacGGCTCCCCATGGTCCACCAGCCCCCTGGGCCAGCCGGACATCAAGCCTTCGGTGGTGGTACAGCAGGGCGGCCGCGGCGACGAGCTGCACGGGCCAGGCGCCCTgcagcagcagcaccagcagcagcaacagcagcagcaacagcagcagcagcaacaacaacagcagcagcaacagcagcggCCGCCGCATCTGGTGCACCACGCCGCCAACCACCACCCGGGGCCCGGGGCATGGCGGAGCGCCGCGGCTGCAGCGCACCTCCCGCCCTCCATGGGAGCGTCCAACGGCGGTTTGCTCTACTCGCAGCCCAGCTTCACGGTGAACGGCATGCTGGGCGCCGGCGGGCAGCCGGCGGGGCTGCACCACCACGGCCTGCGGGACGCGCACGACGAGCCGCACCACGCCGACCACCACCCTCACCCGCACTCGCACCCGCatcagcagccgccgccgccgccgcccccgcagGGCCCGCCGGGCCACCCCGGCGCGCACCACGACCCGCACTCGGACGAGGACACGCCGACCTCGGATGACCTGGAGCAGTTCGCCAAGCAGTTCAAGCAGCGCCGGATCAAACTGGGATTTACCCAAGCGGACGTGGGGCTGGCGCTGGGCACCCTGTACGGCAACGTGTTCTCGCAGACCACCATCTGCAGGTTTGAGGCCCTGCAGCTGAGCTTCAAGAACATGTGCAAGCTGAAGCCTTTGTTGAACAAGTGGTTGGAGGAGGCGGACTCGTCCTCGGGCAGCCCCACGAGCATAGACAAGATCGCAGCGCAGGGGCGCAAGAGGAAAAAGCGGACCTCCATCGAGGTGAGCGTCAAGGGGGCTCTGGAGAGCCATTTCCTCAAATGCCCCAAGCCCTCGGCCCAGGAGATCACCTCCCTCGCGGACAGCTTACAGCTGGAGAAGGAGGTGGTGAGAGTTTGGTTTTGTaacaggagacagaaagagaaaaggatgacCCCTCCCGGAGGGACTCTGCCGGGCGCCGAGGATGTGTACGGGGGGAGTAGGGACACGCCACCACACCACGGGGTGCAGACGCCCGTCCAGTGAACtcgagcggggggaggggcagagcgcgGGGCTCCCCCTCCCCTACGGTCCACGGCCCTTTCCCGGCCCCCTTGTTCCCTCTCTAACTTctgattgttctttttattttaattattatttccccgtcccttaaaaagaaaaaaataataaggaaagcaACTAAGGCACTGGACTATCCTTTAAACGGTAGCAGGTGTAATGATGTGTTTTGACCTTTACAGGCTAGTACCCAGGCAATGGAGTGGAGTGTCTCAtagagagagtgaggagagagtgtgtaagagagagagagagagagagagagagagagagagagagagaaggagagatggcAAGCACTGAGTTAAATACCTggcaaaactaaataaattaccaaaaagaaaaaaaaaaaatccaccaaacCGTGATAAACACAAAACAGCTTCCTGATGCTCGGAGTTGGCACATGCTCTGCTGTGTTGATTTAATGTGGATCCTCatcaggaaggaggaaaaaatacacaTGTTCTTTGATGTAGTCAAAATTTAACCGCATAAATTTGCACTGCAAGAAAATTGAAGTTTACACCAACAAATTCATTGAACGTATTTTTCTTTCTCGCACGGTTAATTTTGAAATTGccgggttttgttttgttttgttttgttttgttttgttgttttattcagCAGGGAGAGTTGAAGCCAGCTCTTGGCTACTCTCCATTTCTAACGTTCTTGTGTTGCCCCTTGTTCTTCTTCCTGTTTGTGAACTTTGGTTACCTTCAGGCTCCCCCCAACATTGGTGTAACATTTAGTTGCTTCTTTTACCAAAGCAAAAACGATTGGcttcatacaaaataaataattctctgCTTTCAGGAAACGTGCATGGTCTACCCGCTTTATCCAAGGCAAGAGTCCAGTTTGGAATACAAAAATGAGTCAAGCATTGGTTTTTTTGTGACCAGCCACAAAGTAAACTTCATTTTCAGGCAGTGTTTCTGGGGGAGGTTgtggaggggagaaaaagaaaaatcgaTAGTGAGTGACTGATTGCTTCATTTTATCAGGCGGGCCCATTGTGAAAGAGCTCAGAGGAAATGTGGAGGTTATAAATGTATTTCCAGAGTCGTCCAACAGAAAGTGGCACTTTGAAGAGAACTAGGGAAATATATATCTTCAGAAACCCCTGTATAGTTCTCTGCCTTCAGTTTTAATAACTTAATTATGAGGAATTATTTGTGCTGAGAGCAGCAGTTAAACTTTGTTCctctaatagcttttttttttttttaacgtaaagAAAATAATCTGGGAACTTAATGGTGTATGCAGAGACTTTTTTTTACTGCACAAATACCCATATGCATACAGAGGATATCTCCACTCTAGGCTGGTTTTGTCTTCACTAGCTCATTTGTTTATCAAATCAAATTTAAGGTCCTACACCTTCTTCTCCTATAATTTATCACAGAAAATACCAGTTTAACCTAGACAGCTTTCCCCCCTTCTTTCACTAAGGAAGCCAAAtgaactgggggaaaaaatgctattttctatccttccttttctccctttgttaATAGTTTTAAGTGCGCTTTTACCTTATCTTGATGGAAAATGGTTAACTCCCATAACAAAAGACTCTACTGGGAAGTGTAGGTGAAAAAACTTCTaactattgaaaataaatacCATTAAACTGTGAccagttaaaatattaaaaaaaaataatcagcacAAAAGGGCGCTAAAAGGGAAAACACTTTTTATTAATCTTAAaagtttggggctttttttttttctggttaagtATTAggcaaatctttatttaaaaaattaaattctcaatACCATAAAATTATGGTTCAGCATCAGATTAGCATTGCACTCAGTAGTTAAGGTTTTAGGAAATATGCTTTATATTGTCTTTTCAAACACCTGTGATTGtttcattttcaatgtttttgCAAGATAAATGATGACTTAGAATGGGCATATTTATTTGCCTGTATTTCATTTCCCCCAACGAATGTCACGAGGAGATGGACACAGAGCTGCTGCTTCGGGCTGTATCACACTGCTTGTTCCTGAGGTGTGGGGACTGGCCTCTAGTGAAGCAATCCAGAGCAGGGCAAATAGCCAATGGTTAAGGGAGGAAATGAATTTTCAGATTCTTATTACCAAGTGGGTAAGGTCAGACGCTGGAGTTCAGGGGACTTGTCTATAGCTCCTCTAACTCTCTTGGGTTTACTAAGAAGAAAGTTACCACTGAACCTTACcactatgtatatatgtttaatatCTGTCTTTTGAAATGCAGAAATagtttaaatgtttctttgtctatttttcttttttttttaatgctacccagggaaatattttcatatcatttttaagTGGCCTGCctcaatgtatatttatttcttttaaagcaaaaagGTTCTGGAAACTGTTTTTCTGTAGCTTTAAATGAGTAGATGAGCAAAATCTATATgggatgtaatttttttgttcagtctctttaaaaatactttgttttggTACATTTGGTTGTGCTTGTGGGGAAAATAAAAACGCAGAGAtccttatatatttatgttaaagtaatattttattatctacATAAAACAGAAATGCACAATACCTTCATAGTTTGTTCTAATTattgaaatatctttattttatttttaaagatagtgCCAAGTTTTAAGGGGGGGGAAACCCTAGACCTTATACTGACTGAGTTGAGTTGTGTGTAAAATACTTCCCTTCCTTTATACTTCATAAAGTTTTGGAATAAATTTTATGCGTATACTGCCAGGTTTCATGTTTATAACTTTcagagcttttttgtttgtttgtttttaagagagactACTGTTCTGATTCTACTTCACTTTTCTTTGCAAAAAACTATCAGTCCCAGACCTTTCAGTCACTGTGCCCATAGCACTAAATTGAAATGGTCATTGGGTTTGAGTTCTGATTCGTTTGCCATTTCAGCGTCCAACAGAGAGATGTTTGTCCCCTTTAAATATATGCAGATATCCCTACATCTTCTTTCCAGGTTACCTTTACCTTAACTGATTGTGCTTTTTTGGAGAGCATCAATCAACTAGGTGGACTTTAATCTTTACCCACTTGTCCTCACATAATTTGGGATCTAAAAGAGCAAAGCTTAGTTAAgggtattattctttttaataattaacaAATATCTTCCAACAAAGAGTAACTCTGACAATATGCAAGATGTGTGTTTACCGAGTGATTAGAGGTAGGACCTAAATATTATTCCTGTTAGgtttacggggggggggggggggggaatggattTTGCAATGGTTTATACAATAGTATCTATTTCTCTTCAGGCAAGCAAACAGGCtctaaaacagagagagaaaaaaagagagaagaatgtATGGGAGAGACTCAGGCTGTGATGCTAATAACAGATTGTTTCAGATAGTCTCCTATGGAGCATTATACTTACCAAAATCAGTTTTAAGATTAGTGGAAAATCCAAGCAGCGTTGGGTTAGTTTACAAGTTTGCTGATATATTTGGAGTGCTCCTTGAAACACTGGTTTAAGCATAAATGTCCATTTTGAAAGGTAGTTTCTGGGTTTATTACATCTGATCATCTTTTCTAACTCCTAGTCAATATTACACAGGTCCCAAACAGATTCAGCCAAATGATCTTATCAATAGTCTGAACGAgaagtgacagaaagaagaaGTGTTTTGTGACCGCAGACATGCTGATGGGTAAAATGTTTAAGCTGGATATAGATTTGAGTTCTGGGTCAATATCCTCCTCCATTGTAGGCAGAAAACAAGCAGCATCTGCCCTCTGCAGGGCATTTTAGTGGACCTTGAGAAGGCTTTTTTTGTTCTTAGCCACAGGGGCTACTGACTGGAAACCATCACGTGTTAAACGGACACGCCATGGTTTTGACCCATGCTTGCCGTTCAGATTAGAAAGCTACTCGGGCACTTTCATTGCCAGTTTGGGGAATGTATTACACGCTAACGTAAAAAACTCCATCACTGCCACTGGGAGACATTTGTGGGGCAGCCATCCCTAGGATGTTGGCTAGCCACAGTGACAAaccctttcttttccccaaagacaATAATGCAGAACGCGGCCGTCCTGAAAAAGCTCCTGTGTTTCCTCAAAATATGTCACTTTTCAAATTTATGGTGTACGATGGGGGAGAACGGATCATGTGGGAGAGTCGTGTGAAGGTCAGATAGAGGGAATGGCCACAAATAACATTGTGCTTGGCACTTGTAGACATTCTCAGTTCCCATGAAGTTACCTCCTTTATATTTCAGATGGCGGCAACAAAAgcactctccttcccctcctgctcCTACCAGTGAAAGCCACACACTGGTTGGCAAAACGTTCTGATGAAATGGCTTTCATAAAGGCACTCATCCTTCTATCTTCTTATTTCTCCAAAGCCAACTAATAAAGAGATGCAACAGCAACaatgggggggcagggggggatgGCATGGGAGTGCTTTGGTACCTGTGCCTGTGCATCTCTAAGCTGCATACATCCGCCTTTCCTTTGCCTTACTATGGAAGCAGCTTGGGTAGTGCTGTGTTTCTGGGGGAGAGAAATTATCGTTTTGTCACTGGTTTCTGTGATttgtctttgttgattttttttttcaatcggTTTATAGAACTCTGTTCTAGATTCTATTGAATGCCTAGACAAGTTAAAGAATGAGATAAAGAGTGGagcttttacagaaaaagaaagaaggatggtGAAGGGAGGGTCAAAGGTAAAAGTGTTTCTTTGGGTCTGCTTGTATATTTCAGTGAGGCAAAAGGGACAGTGtctatttaaaatgaaagtacaTCTGGAGGTACTATGAATGAAGCTTCACAATATGACGGAATGGGATGTTCAGCTAAATTTTATACCAACAGGATCCCTATTTGGGAAAGTTTACTTTTTCAGTGATGCATAATCTCTTACCAGGGGGCAGATGGTGGGAGGAGAGAACCAGGGCTCCTGGTACCTATTCTCACCGCTGGATTCAGTACAGGAAATAATGCAAAAGTGGTAGGGGCTTGCCTCTCAGCTAGAAAACTGTGGAATAAACTTGCCCACCTTTGTAGAACTTGGGCCAGAGTTATTCCAATGCGTCCTTATCTAGAGGTGGGTACAGGAGGACCAGAAAATGGCTTTTGAGTTTTCTTAAAGCCTTCGCTTGGTTATGGAGATAATCAATCAGAATACTTTCACATTGTTCTTACGTTTTGTGGGAAGCTGGGAAATTTgttccctcctttattttttaagaaaaagaaagttaattaACTTTATCATGTAGTACTTTCCCTTTACCTTAATAACAACTCTGCTTGGCTTAGCTGTTAGAGGTTTTAGAAACAATATCATATCCCATCAAAACAACCCTGGCCTCTTATTGTTAGAATTCTGGTTGTTGATAACATTaagatgtatttctttaaaaaaaaaaaaaacatgtctgaAATGTTATTTAATACACCAGTAAAAGTGCATCTATATCTTAAAGTTTATTCCTTTCACGTCTTTCTGAGTTTTTATAGCTCTTTGTCtgagatttggggggaggggggcaaaaaaACTTCCATATGCGGTTCGTACGTGAAGAGTCTGGGCTCTGGAGTGTGGTCTGTAGCTGGCGGCACACAGCTCTTTGCTCTCAGAATGGGGACCTGTCatctagaaaaaaagaaggaaataaatgccCCACAAAGACTCACTTGTCACTGATTTTAGAAAGACAGGGGAGCATTAGGACCCCATCTGAGCAATATGGAGGGGATTTTGATTGTTATAAATTGTATACGATTAACTCTCGGCGTGCAGAACGACAGCAGTAGGAAACCTCGCTGTGGAGTAAATTTGAACCTGCATCCTTTTTGATTTGGGGCATATATTTTTCCTCCCGCCAGTGTTTCCTCTGGGTTTGTTgtttaaatttgggggggggggagagtaaggcaca from Neofelis nebulosa isolate mNeoNeb1 chromosome 6, mNeoNeb1.pri, whole genome shotgun sequence includes these protein-coding regions:
- the POU3F2 gene encoding POU domain, class 3, transcription factor 2 codes for the protein MATAASNHYSLLTSSASIVHAEPPGGMQQGAGGYREAQSLVQGDYGALQSNGHPLSHAHQWITALSHGGGGGGGGGGGGGGGGGGGGGDGSPWSTSPLGQPDIKPSVVVQQGGRGDELHGPGALQQQHQQQQQQQQQQQQQQQQQQQQQRPPHLVHHAANHHPGPGAWRSAAAAAHLPPSMGASNGGLLYSQPSFTVNGMLGAGGQPAGLHHHGLRDAHDEPHHADHHPHPHSHPHQQPPPPPPPQGPPGHPGAHHDPHSDEDTPTSDDLEQFAKQFKQRRIKLGFTQADVGLALGTLYGNVFSQTTICRFEALQLSFKNMCKLKPLLNKWLEEADSSSGSPTSIDKIAAQGRKRKKRTSIEVSVKGALESHFLKCPKPSAQEITSLADSLQLEKEVVRVWFCNRRQKEKRMTPPGGTLPGAEDVYGGSRDTPPHHGVQTPVQ